In Rhineura floridana isolate rRhiFlo1 chromosome 6, rRhiFlo1.hap2, whole genome shotgun sequence, one genomic interval encodes:
- the LRRC42 gene encoding leucine-rich repeat-containing protein 42 — MSYYLHAENFPDRASVYVRQNGQLYKINQVSGRVNNSVSRPSRLFSKGFSVELCVNRENDNGRTDHFIFTYTKKGNLRYSAKSLFSLVLSYIADNINHVDSLVDFPEQIAEKLFYAADARQKFTEPRTGLCALQKFTDAYGSLVLQTLCLKNGYLVISEKLEEIKSFRDLTCLDLSFCKLGDEHELLEHITNKTLSSLTRLLLKDNCLSDVGLRKMTAPVRVMKRGLENLSVLDLSCNPGITNSGLGYLLSFKKLNYLDLSRTGLQDINVAVCRIQTQIGLAHSEVPLKEFDHNSCKTEGWAEQTILQWKHTMQEAIQPEKTLKSRAAAQCFYGKRARTEEPLEFLVEESEPSENLQFYKPRAEMLSFPLLTGKSEVSEELQNKKSGVAEHKEQNFKSKQLSFSMADWDLLNSY; from the exons ATGTCATACTATCTTCATGCAGAAAACTTTCCAGATAGAGCATCTGTATACGTTCGTCAAAATGGTCAGCTATATAAGATAAATCAAGTTTCAGGAAGAGTAAACAACAGTGTTTCAAGACCGTCAAGACTGTTCTCCAAAGGATTCTCTGTTGAGCTCTGTGTGAACAGGGAAAATGACAATGGAAGGACAGATCACTTCATCTTCACTTACACAAAGAAGGGAAATCTCCGCTATTCTGCTAAGTCTCTCTTCAGCCTAGTCTTGAGTTACATCGCTGATAACATTAATCATGTTGATTCATTGGTTGACTTCCCAGAGCAGATAGCAGAAAAGCTTTTCTATGCGGCAGATGCTAGACAGAAATTTACAGAACCAAGAACAGGACTTTGTGCTTTACAAAAATTTACTGATGCTTATGGAAGTTTAGTGCTTCAGACTCTGTGCTTGAAAAATGG TTACCTAGTAATTTCAGAAAAACTTGAAGAAATTAAATCTTTCCGGGATTTAACATGCTTGGATTTGTCCTTTTGTAAACTTGGAGATGAGCATGAATTGCTAGAACATATCACCAACAAGACATTATCTAG TTTAACTCGGCTTCTCCTGAAAGATAACTGCTTATCGGATGTTGGTCTTCGCAAAATGACAGCACCTGTTCGAGTGATGAAAAGGGGCCTTGAAAATCTCTCAGTATTAGATTTGTCTT GTAATCCAGGAATCACAAATTCAGGACTGGGGTATCTGCTTTCTTTCAAAAAGCTGAATTATTTGGATCTTTCTAGGACTGGCCTCCAG GACATAAACGTGGCTGTTTGTCGGATCCAGACACAAATAGGTCTAGCTCATTCAGAGGTGCCCTTGAAAGAATTTGATCATAATAGCTGCAAAACAGAGGGATGGGCAGAACAG ACCATCTTGCAATGGAAGCACACAATGCAAGAAGCAATTCAACCAGAAAAAACCTTGAAATCTAGAGCAGCAGCTCAATGTTTCT ATGGAAAAAGAGCCAGGACAGAAGAACCTCTTGAATTTCTAGTTGAAGAAAGTGAGCCTTCTGAGAACTTGCAATTCTACAAGCCAAGAGCAGAAATGTTAAGTTTCCCTTTACTAACAGGGAAGAGTGAAGTGAGTGAAGAATTACAGAATAAGAAGAGTGGTGTGGCTGAGCATAAAGAACAGAACTTTAAATCAAAGCAGCTGAGCTTCTCCATGGCGGACTGGGACTTGCTAAATTCTTATTGA
- the LDLRAD1 gene encoding low-density lipoprotein receptor class A domain-containing protein 1: MNKIHPQNFDAASFGSAKSLFTAKRGTIHNLQSCHNDCPACIPCTQRCICVSAIGLSVLGVIAAVIALVVTVGIPPHTPVNRLCVTSSNQTGFLCDNRESCIPASQVCDTRKNCANGEDEQEALCGDLPNSLPEYLIFHCGNRRFWIYADQRCNGINDCGDCSDEIGTWASCPPCGPQWWGCTMVVFHMYCTCIPRHLCRDGIQHCIDWSDEYICTR; encoded by the exons ATGAACAAAATTCATCCTCAG AATTTTGATGCAGCTTCATTTGGTTCAGCAAAATCGCTCTTCACTGCTAAGAGAG GTACTATACATAATCTACAAAGCTGCCATAATGATTGTCCTGCGTGTATCCCTTGCACTCAGCGATGTATCTGTGTGTCTGCCATTGGTCTTAGTGTACTTGGTGTCATCGCTGCTGTCATTGCATTGGTTGTCACAGTTGGTATCCCTCCACATACACCAG ttaaTCGTTTATGTGTGACCTCCAGTAACCAGACAGGCTTTTTATGTGACAACAGAGAGAGCTGCATTCCAGCCAGTCAGGTCTGTGATACAAGAAAAAATTGTGCAAATGGGGAGGATGAGCAAGAGGCACTATGTG gtgATCTGCCCAACAGCCTTCCAGAATACTTGATATTCCATTGTGGCAACCGCAGGTTTTGGATCTATGCAGACCAAAGATGCAATGGAATCAATGACTGTGGAGACTGCTCTGATGAAATAGGAACTT GGGCCAGTTGCCCTCCTTGTGGGCCTCAGTGGTGGGGATGCACCATGGTAGTCTTCCATATGTACTGTACCTGCATTCCCAGACATCTTTGCCGAGATGGAATACAGCACTGCATTGACTGGTCTGATGAATATATCTGCACAAGATGA